In the genome of Polaribacter sp. MED152, one region contains:
- the rpsJ gene encoding 30S ribosomal protein S10, translating to MSQKIRIKLKSYDYNLVDKSAEKIVKTVKSTGAIVNGPIPLPTHKKIFTVLRSPHVNKKSREQFQLAAYKRLLDIYSSSSKTIDALMKLELPSGVEVEIKV from the coding sequence ATGAGTCAAAAAATTAGAATAAAATTAAAGTCTTACGATTATAATTTAGTAGATAAATCTGCTGAAAAGATTGTAAAGACAGTTAAAAGTACTGGAGCTATTGTTAATGGTCCAATACCTTTACCAACACATAAAAAGATTTTTACTGTTTTACGTTCTCCACACGTAAATAAAAAATCTAGAGAGCAATTTCAATTAGCTGCTTACAAAAGATTATTAGACATTTATAGTTCTTCTTCGAAAACTATTGATGCTTTAATGAAGCTTGAGTTACCAAGTGGTGTGGAAGTAGAAATTAAGGTATAA
- the rplR gene encoding 50S ribosomal protein L18, giving the protein MALSKLQRRARIKRRIRKIVSGTATKPRLSVYRSNKEIYAQLVDDVNGVTLASVSSRDKEIKASSKAEAATAVGKSIAEKATKSGIETVAFDRNGYLYHGRVKVLAEAAREAGLKF; this is encoded by the coding sequence ATGGCATTATCAAAGCTACAAAGAAGAGCTAGAATTAAGCGTAGAATTAGAAAGATCGTTTCTGGTACTGCTACTAAACCAAGATTATCGGTTTATAGGAGTAACAAAGAGATTTATGCGCAACTAGTAGACGATGTAAACGGAGTTACTTTAGCTTCTGTTTCATCTAGAGATAAAGAAATAAAAGCAAGTTCTAAAGCTGAGGCAGCTACTGCAGTAGGAAAATCAATTGCAGAAAAAGCTACCAAATCAGGTATTGAAACAGTTGCTTTCGATAGAAATGGTTATTTATACCATGGTAGAGTTAAAGTATTAGCAGAAGCTGCAAGAGAAGCTGGTTTAAAATTTTAA
- the rpsS gene encoding 30S ribosomal protein S19, with product MARSLKKGPYVHYKLEKKVLANVEAGNKTVIKTWSRASMITPDFVGQTIAVHNGRQFVPVYVTENMVGHKLGEFSPTRSFRGHAGAKNKGKK from the coding sequence ATGGCAAGATCATTAAAAAAAGGACCTTACGTTCACTATAAGTTAGAGAAAAAAGTGTTAGCTAATGTAGAAGCTGGAAATAAAACAGTTATTAAGACTTGGTCTAGAGCAAGTATGATAACTCCAGATTTCGTTGGTCAAACTATTGCAGTTCACAATGGACGTCAGTTTGTACCAGTTTACGTTACTGAAAACATGGTAGGGCATAAATTAGGCGAATTTTCACCAACACGTTCTTTTAGAGGACATGCAGGTGCAAAAAATAAAGGTAAAAAATAG
- the rplE gene encoding 50S ribosomal protein L5 has product MSYVPRLKAEYKERVIKSLTEEFSYKNVMQVPKLEKIVVSKGVGAAIADKKLIDYAVEELTKITGQKAISTMSKKDVASFKLRKGMPIGVKVTLRGDKMYEFLDRLVTASLPRVRDFNGIKANGFDGRGNYNLGITEQIIYPEINIDQVKKINGMDITFVTSAETDKEAKSLLGELGLPFKKN; this is encoded by the coding sequence ATGAGTTACGTACCAAGATTAAAAGCAGAATACAAAGAAAGAGTTATAAAAAGTCTTACTGAAGAATTCAGCTATAAGAATGTTATGCAAGTACCGAAATTAGAAAAAATTGTTGTTTCTAAAGGTGTTGGTGCTGCTATTGCAGATAAGAAATTAATAGATTATGCTGTAGAAGAGTTGACAAAAATTACTGGTCAAAAAGCAATTTCTACGATGTCTAAGAAAGATGTTGCATCTTTTAAATTACGTAAAGGAATGCCAATTGGTGTAAAAGTTACGTTAAGAGGAGATAAAATGTATGAGTTTTTAGACAGATTAGTTACTGCTTCTTTACCACGTGTAAGAGACTTTAACGGTATTAAAGCTAATGGATTTGATGGGAGAGGTAATTATAACTTAGGTATTACTGAGCAAATTATTTACCCAGAAATTAATATAGACCAAGTTAAGAAAATCAATGGAATGGATATTACATTTGTAACATCTGCTGAAACTGATAAAGAAGCGAAGTCATTATTAGGAGAATTAGGTTTACCATTCAAAAAAAATTAA
- the rplC gene encoding 50S ribosomal protein L3 produces MSGLIGRKIGMTSLFDENGKNIPCTVIEAGPCVVTQVRTEEVDGYNALQLGFDDKKAKSSNKALDGHFKKAGTTAKKKVVEFQGFEEEYKLGDAITVEHFTEGEFVDVSGTSKGKGFQGVVKRHGFGGVGQATHGQHNRLRAPGSIGAASYPARVFKGMRMAGRMGGEKVKVQNLRVLKVVAEKNLLVVKGAVPGHKNAFVTIQK; encoded by the coding sequence ATGTCTGGGTTAATAGGTAGAAAAATTGGAATGACCAGCTTATTTGATGAAAATGGGAAGAATATTCCTTGTACAGTAATCGAAGCAGGTCCTTGCGTTGTTACCCAAGTCAGAACCGAAGAGGTTGACGGCTACAATGCGTTGCAACTTGGTTTCGATGACAAAAAAGCAAAGAGTTCTAACAAAGCGTTAGATGGTCACTTTAAAAAAGCTGGCACAACTGCTAAGAAAAAAGTTGTTGAATTTCAAGGGTTTGAAGAAGAGTATAAATTAGGAGATGCTATTACTGTAGAGCATTTTACTGAGGGAGAATTTGTTGATGTTTCAGGTACTTCTAAAGGTAAAGGTTTTCAGGGTGTTGTTAAGCGTCATGGTTTTGGTGGTGTAGGTCAAGCTACTCACGGTCAACATAACCGTTTAAGAGCTCCTGGTTCTATTGGCGCTGCATCTTATCCTGCAAGAGTATTCAAAGGAATGCGTATGGCAGGAAGAATGGGAGGAGAGAAAGTGAAAGTACAAAACTTAAGAGTGTTAAAAGTAGTTGCTGAAAAGAACTTACTTGTTGTTAAAGGAGCTGTTCCTGGACATAAAAACGCTTTTGTAACTATTCAGAAATAA
- the rplN gene encoding 50S ribosomal protein L14 → MLQTESRLKVADNTGAKEVLVIRVLGGTKKRYASIGDKIVVSVKSATPNGTVKKGQVSRAVVVRTKKEVRRKDGSYIRFDDNACVLLNPTEEMRGTRVFGPVARELREKQFMKIVSLAPEVL, encoded by the coding sequence ATGTTACAGACAGAATCAAGATTAAAAGTAGCAGACAATACTGGAGCAAAAGAAGTTTTAGTAATTAGAGTTTTAGGAGGAACAAAAAAACGTTACGCAAGTATTGGAGACAAGATTGTTGTATCAGTTAAATCTGCAACTCCTAACGGAACTGTAAAAAAAGGTCAAGTATCTAGAGCAGTTGTTGTAAGAACTAAAAAAGAAGTTAGACGTAAAGACGGGTCTTATATTAGATTTGACGATAACGCTTGTGTACTATTAAATCCTACTGAGGAGATGAGAGGAACACGTGTTTTTGGACCAGTTGCTCGTGAGCTTCGTGAGAAACAATTTATGAAAATTGTATCATTAGCACCTGAAGTGCTTTAA
- the rplV gene encoding 50S ribosomal protein L22: MGVRKKNMADQLKADRKQRAFAKLTNCPTSPRKMRLVADQVRGVEVEKALQILKFSPKEASINLEKLLLSAIANWQAKNEDSSIEDAGLFVKSICVDSAGMLKRLRPAPQGRAHRIRKRSNHVTLELGSKNLSN; encoded by the coding sequence ATGGGAGTTCGTAAAAAAAATATGGCAGATCAGTTAAAAGCAGATAGAAAGCAACGTGCTTTCGCTAAGCTTACTAACTGTCCTACATCACCAAGAAAAATGCGTTTAGTTGCTGATCAAGTAAGAGGTGTTGAAGTTGAAAAAGCTTTACAAATCTTAAAATTCAGTCCTAAAGAGGCATCTATTAATTTAGAAAAATTATTGTTATCTGCAATTGCAAATTGGCAAGCTAAGAATGAAGATTCATCTATAGAAGATGCTGGTTTATTCGTAAAGTCTATTTGTGTAGATAGCGCAGGTATGTTAAAAAGATTAAGACCTGCTCCACAAGGTCGTGCTCATAGAATTCGTAAGCGTTCTAATCACGTTACTTTAGAGTTAGGTAGTAAAAATTTAAGTAATTAA
- the rpsN gene encoding 30S ribosomal protein S14 codes for MAKESMKARERKRERTVAKYAEKRKALKEAGDYEALQKLPKNASPVRLHNRCKLTGRPKGYMRQFGISRVTFREMANQGLIPGVKKASW; via the coding sequence ATGGCTAAAGAATCAATGAAAGCGCGTGAGCGCAAAAGAGAACGTACAGTTGCAAAGTATGCTGAGAAAAGAAAAGCTTTAAAAGAGGCTGGAGATTACGAAGCATTGCAAAAGTTACCAAAAAATGCATCACCAGTAAGATTACATAATAGATGTAAATTAACTGGACGTCCAAAAGGATATATGAGACAGTTTGGTATTTCTCGTGTAACTTTTCGTGAAATGGCTAATCAGGGATTGATACCAGGAGTTAAAAAAGCTAGTTGGTAG
- the rpmC gene encoding 50S ribosomal protein L29 encodes MKQSEIKELSTADLNEKLVALQKNYTDLKMAHAITPMENPLQLRSLRRTVARIATELTKRELQ; translated from the coding sequence ATGAAACAGTCAGAAATTAAAGAATTATCTACAGCTGATCTTAATGAAAAGTTGGTAGCGTTGCAAAAAAATTATACCGATCTTAAAATGGCTCACGCAATTACTCCTATGGAGAATCCTTTGCAGTTGAGAAGTTTAAGAAGAACTGTAGCAAGAATTGCAACAGAATTAACAAAAAGAGAATTACAATAA
- the rplD gene encoding 50S ribosomal protein L4: protein MKVAVLDITGKDTGRKVELSKDVFGIEPNDHAIYLDVKQYLANQRQGTHKSKERAEIVGSTRKIKKQKGTGTARAGSIKSGVFRGGGRMFGPRPRNYSFKLNKNLKRLARKSALSIQANDKNLVVVEDFNFDTPKTKNFVDVLKSLELDAKKSLFVLDGENANVYLSSRNLKNSKVIKASEINTYGVLNANKIVITEGSLEGINSNLSK, encoded by the coding sequence ATGAAAGTAGCAGTTTTAGATATTACAGGTAAAGATACAGGTAGAAAGGTTGAGCTTTCTAAAGATGTATTTGGTATAGAGCCTAACGATCATGCAATTTATTTAGATGTAAAACAGTATTTGGCAAATCAACGTCAAGGTACTCATAAGTCTAAAGAAAGGGCAGAAATAGTTGGTTCAACAAGAAAGATTAAAAAACAAAAAGGAACTGGTACTGCAAGAGCAGGATCTATCAAGTCTGGTGTTTTTAGAGGTGGTGGACGTATGTTCGGACCAAGACCTAGAAATTATTCTTTCAAGTTAAATAAAAATTTAAAGCGTTTGGCTAGAAAGTCTGCTTTAAGTATTCAAGCAAATGATAAGAATTTAGTAGTTGTTGAAGATTTTAACTTTGACACTCCAAAGACAAAAAACTTCGTAGATGTTTTAAAATCTTTAGAGTTAGATGCTAAAAAATCATTATTTGTTTTAGATGGTGAAAATGCAAATGTTTATTTGTCTTCACGTAATTTAAAAAATTCTAAAGTTATTAAAGCTTCAGAAATTAATACTTATGGTGTTTTAAATGCTAATAAGATAGTAATAACAGAAGGTTCTTTAGAAGGAATTAATTCAAATTTAAGCAAATAG
- the rplB gene encoding 50S ribosomal protein L2, with the protein MSVRKLKPITPGQRFRVVNGFDAITTDKPEKSLLAPKKRSGGRNSQGRMTTRNIGGGHKQKYRIIDFKRDKKDVPATVKTIEYDPNRTAFIALLSYADGEKRYVIAQNGLTVGQTVVSGSGITPEIGNAMPLSEIPLGTTISCIELRPGQGAVMARSAGSFAQLMARDGKYATVKLPSGETRLILLTCMATIGVVSNSDHQLLVSGKAGRRRWLGRRPRVNAVRMNPVDHPMGGGEGRSSGGHPRSRNGIPAKGYKTRSKTKASNKYIIERRKK; encoded by the coding sequence ATGTCAGTTAGAAAATTAAAACCAATAACACCAGGTCAGCGTTTTAGAGTTGTAAATGGGTTCGACGCCATAACAACTGATAAGCCGGAAAAGTCATTATTGGCACCGAAAAAAAGATCTGGAGGTCGAAACAGTCAAGGTAGAATGACTACACGTAACATAGGTGGAGGTCATAAGCAGAAATATCGTATTATCGATTTTAAAAGAGATAAGAAAGATGTTCCTGCAACAGTTAAAACTATAGAGTACGATCCAAATCGTACTGCATTTATTGCTTTACTTAGTTATGCTGATGGTGAAAAGAGATATGTAATTGCTCAAAACGGTTTAACTGTAGGTCAGACTGTAGTTTCAGGAAGTGGTATTACTCCAGAAATTGGTAATGCAATGCCTTTAAGTGAAATTCCATTAGGAACAACTATTTCATGTATTGAGTTACGTCCTGGTCAGGGTGCTGTTATGGCAAGATCTGCTGGATCTTTTGCTCAGTTAATGGCAAGAGATGGTAAGTATGCTACTGTTAAATTACCTTCAGGTGAAACTAGATTAATTCTACTTACTTGTATGGCTACAATTGGAGTTGTATCTAATTCAGATCATCAATTATTAGTTTCTGGTAAAGCTGGTAGAAGAAGATGGTTAGGTAGAAGACCAAGAGTTAATGCTGTTAGAATGAACCCTGTAGATCACCCAATGGGAGGTGGTGAAGGACGTTCTTCTGGAGGTCATCCAAGATCAAGAAATGGTATACCTGCTAAAGGTTACAAAACTAGATCTAAGACTAAGGCTAGTAATAAGTATATCATAGAACGTAGAAAGAAATAA
- the rpsH gene encoding 30S ribosomal protein S8: MYTDPIADFLTRVRNAIAAGHRVVEIPASNLKKEMTKILFDQGYILSYQFNDDKVQGTIKIALKYDKETKESVIRKIQRISTPGLRKYVGSSEMPRVLNGLGIAIVSTSKGVMTNKKAKQENVGGEVLCYVY; the protein is encoded by the coding sequence ATGTATACAGATCCAATTGCGGATTTTCTTACAAGAGTAAGAAATGCTATTGCAGCAGGACACAGAGTAGTGGAAATTCCAGCTTCAAATTTGAAGAAGGAAATGACTAAGATTTTGTTTGATCAAGGTTATATTTTGAGCTATCAGTTCAATGACGATAAGGTTCAAGGGACTATTAAGATCGCTTTAAAGTATGACAAGGAAACAAAAGAGTCAGTAATTAGAAAAATTCAACGTATCAGTACACCTGGTTTACGTAAATACGTGGGGTCTTCAGAGATGCCTAGAGTATTAAACGGTCTTGGTATTGCTATTGTTTCAACATCAAAAGGTGTTATGACAAACAAAAAAGCAAAACAAGAGAATGTTGGAGGAGAAGTTTTATGTTACGTTTATTAA
- the fusA gene encoding elongation factor G, protein MARNLKYTRNIGIAAHIDAGKTTTTERVLYYTGVSHKIGEVHDGAATMDWMEQEQERGITITSAATTCTWQFPLENAQPTPETKGYHFNIIDTPGHVDFTVEVNRSLRVLDGLVFLFSAVDGVEPQSETNWRLADNYKVPRIGFVNKMDRQGSDFLGVCQQVKDMLKSNAVPIVLNIGEEDGFKGIIDLVKNRAIVWHDQTQGATFDVIEIPDDLKEEARKYRALLIEEVASYDENLLEKFMEDEDSITEEEVHAALRAAVMDMAIIPMICGSAFKNKGVQFLLDAVCRYLPSPIDKEGIVGVNPDTDEEELRKPDVKEPFAALAFKIATDPFVGRLAFFRAYSGRLDAGSYVLNNRSNKKERISRIYQMHANKQNAIDFIEAGDIGAAVGFKSIKTGDTLSDEKHPIVLESMDFPDPVIGIAVEPKTKADVDKLGIGLGKLAEEDPTFTVRTDEASGQTIISGMGELHLDVIVDRLKREFKVEVNQGQPQVEYKEAITASADHREVYKKQSGGRGKFADIVFTMEPADEGVQGLQFESIIKGGNVPKEFVPSVEKGFKEAMRNGPLAGYEMDSMKVTLKDGSFHAVDSDQLSFELAAKLGFKAAAKAAKAKIMEPLMKLEVLTPEENMGDIVGDLNRRRGQVNDMSDRAGAKVVKAIVPLSEMFGYVTALRTMSSGRATSTMEFSHYAETPSNISEEVIAAAKG, encoded by the coding sequence ATGGCTAGAAATTTAAAATATACAAGAAATATTGGTATTGCAGCACATATTGATGCTGGTAAGACAACAACTACAGAGCGTGTATTGTATTATACAGGAGTTTCTCATAAAATTGGAGAAGTTCATGATGGTGCAGCTACAATGGACTGGATGGAGCAAGAGCAAGAAAGAGGTATTACAATTACTTCTGCTGCAACTACTTGTACTTGGCAGTTTCCATTAGAGAACGCGCAACCAACACCAGAAACTAAAGGATATCACTTTAATATTATTGATACTCCTGGTCACGTAGATTTTACTGTTGAAGTAAATAGATCTTTACGTGTATTAGATGGTTTGGTTTTCTTGTTTTCTGCTGTTGATGGTGTAGAGCCTCAATCAGAAACAAACTGGAGATTGGCTGATAACTATAAAGTACCAAGAATTGGATTCGTTAACAAAATGGATCGTCAAGGTTCTGACTTTTTAGGAGTTTGTCAGCAAGTAAAAGATATGTTAAAATCTAATGCTGTACCAATCGTTTTAAATATTGGTGAAGAGGATGGTTTTAAAGGAATTATCGATTTAGTGAAGAATCGTGCTATTGTATGGCATGATCAAACACAAGGGGCAACTTTTGATGTAATTGAAATTCCAGATGATTTAAAAGAAGAAGCAAGAAAATATAGAGCTTTATTAATAGAAGAAGTAGCAAGTTACGATGAGAACTTACTAGAAAAATTCATGGAAGATGAAGATTCTATTACTGAAGAAGAGGTACATGCTGCTTTAAGAGCTGCTGTTATGGATATGGCTATCATACCTATGATTTGTGGTTCTGCATTTAAAAATAAAGGTGTTCAGTTCTTATTAGATGCTGTATGTCGTTATTTACCTTCTCCTATTGATAAGGAAGGTATTGTAGGTGTTAATCCAGATACAGACGAAGAAGAATTACGTAAGCCAGATGTTAAGGAGCCATTCGCTGCTTTAGCATTTAAAATTGCAACAGATCCTTTCGTAGGTCGTTTAGCATTTTTTAGAGCTTATTCAGGTCGTTTAGATGCTGGTTCTTATGTTTTAAATAACAGATCAAATAAAAAAGAGCGTATATCACGTATCTATCAAATGCATGCGAACAAGCAAAATGCAATTGATTTTATTGAGGCTGGAGATATTGGTGCTGCTGTAGGTTTTAAGTCAATTAAAACTGGTGATACTTTATCTGATGAAAAACATCCAATTGTTTTAGAATCTATGGATTTTCCAGATCCAGTAATTGGTATCGCTGTTGAGCCAAAAACAAAAGCTGACGTTGATAAGTTAGGTATTGGTTTAGGTAAATTAGCAGAAGAAGATCCTACATTCACAGTTAGAACAGATGAAGCTTCAGGTCAGACTATTATTTCTGGTATGGGTGAATTACACTTAGATGTAATTGTAGATCGTTTAAAGCGTGAATTTAAAGTAGAAGTTAACCAAGGGCAACCTCAGGTTGAGTATAAAGAAGCTATTACTGCATCTGCAGATCATAGAGAAGTTTATAAGAAACAGTCTGGTGGTCGTGGTAAATTTGCAGACATCGTGTTTACTATGGAGCCTGCAGATGAAGGTGTTCAAGGTTTACAGTTTGAATCTATAATTAAGGGTGGTAACGTTCCTAAAGAATTTGTACCTTCTGTAGAGAAAGGATTCAAAGAAGCAATGAGAAACGGACCTTTAGCTGGTTATGAGATGGATTCTATGAAAGTTACTTTAAAGGATGGATCTTTCCACGCAGTGGATTCTGATCAATTATCTTTTGAGTTGGCTGCAAAATTAGGTTTTAAAGCTGCTGCTAAAGCTGCTAAAGCTAAAATCATGGAGCCTTTAATGAAGTTAGAAGTTTTAACTCCAGAAGAAAATATGGGGGATATCGTTGGTGACTTGAACAGAAGAAGAGGTCAAGTAAACGATATGTCAGACAGAGCTGGTGCTAAAGTTGTAAAAGCTATAGTTCCATTATCAGAAATGTTTGGTTATGTTACTGCCTTAAGAACAATGTCTTCTGGTAGAGCAACATCAACAATGGAATTTTCTCACTATGCAGAAACTCCTTCTAATATTTCAGAAGAAGTAATTGCTGCTGCTAAAGGTTAA
- the rplF gene encoding 50S ribosomal protein L6 has protein sequence MSRIGKNPVSIAQGVDVSIKDNVITVKGKLGELSQTISEGITVSIEDNTITLDRASESKDHKAQHGLMRALINNMIEGVSKGWTKDLELVGVGYRASNQGQKLDLALGFSHNIVLNLAPEVKVETISEKGKNPIIKLTSFDKQLVGQVAAKIRSFRTPEPYKGKGVKFVGEVLRRKAGKSA, from the coding sequence ATGAGTAGAATTGGAAAAAACCCAGTTAGCATCGCACAAGGTGTAGATGTAAGCATTAAAGACAACGTTATTACTGTAAAAGGAAAGTTAGGTGAATTATCACAAACTATTTCTGAAGGAATTACGGTAAGTATTGAAGATAACACTATCACTTTAGATAGAGCTTCAGAAAGTAAAGACCATAAAGCACAACATGGTTTAATGAGAGCATTGATCAATAATATGATCGAAGGTGTTTCTAAAGGATGGACTAAAGATTTAGAATTGGTAGGTGTTGGTTATAGAGCATCGAATCAAGGACAAAAGTTAGATTTAGCTTTAGGTTTCTCACATAATATTGTTTTAAACTTGGCTCCAGAAGTTAAAGTTGAAACTATTTCAGAGAAAGGGAAAAACCCAATCATTAAATTAACTTCGTTTGATAAACAATTAGTTGGTCAAGTAGCTGCAAAGATTCGTTCTTTCAGAACTCCAGAACCTTATAAAGGTAAAGGTGTTAAGTTTGTTGGTGAAGTATTAAGAAGAAAAGCAGGTAAGTCTGCATAA
- the rplX gene encoding 50S ribosomal protein L24, whose amino-acid sequence MKKFKLKSGDTVKVIAGDHKGSEGKVLQIIKDKDRVLVEGVNLVSKHTKPSAQSPQGGIVKKEASLHISNVMLIEDGVAVRVGYNVDGGTKTRISKKTNK is encoded by the coding sequence ATGAAGAAGTTCAAATTAAAATCAGGAGATACTGTAAAAGTTATTGCAGGTGATCATAAAGGATCTGAAGGTAAAGTTTTACAAATTATCAAAGACAAGGATAGAGTATTGGTAGAAGGTGTGAATTTAGTTTCTAAACACACTAAACCAAGTGCACAAAGTCCTCAAGGTGGTATTGTAAAAAAAGAAGCATCATTACATATATCTAACGTTATGTTGATAGAAGATGGTGTAGCTGTAAGAGTTGGTTATAATGTTGATGGAGGTACTAAAACTAGAATCTCTAAAAAAACGAATAAATAG
- the rplW gene encoding 50S ribosomal protein L23, which produces MSILIKPIITEKATNDSELFNRYAFVVDKNANKLEIKSAVESAYGVSISSVKTLNYPIQRNTKYTKKGLVTGIKSGYKKAIVQLAEGESIDFYNNL; this is translated from the coding sequence ATGAGTATTTTAATTAAACCTATTATCACGGAAAAAGCAACAAACGATAGTGAATTATTTAATCGTTATGCATTTGTTGTAGATAAAAACGCTAACAAATTAGAAATTAAAAGTGCAGTTGAATCTGCATATGGAGTTTCTATTTCAAGTGTAAAAACTTTAAATTATCCAATTCAGAGAAATACTAAGTATACTAAGAAAGGTTTAGTAACTGGAATTAAAAGTGGGTATAAGAAAGCTATTGTACAGTTAGCAGAAGGAGAAAGTATTGATTTTTATAACAATCTTTAA
- the rplP gene encoding 50S ribosomal protein L16, translated as MLQPKRVKYRKVQKGKGNMSGNSQRGNQLSNGMFGIKSLDQNLLTSRQIEAARIAATRHMKREGQLWIKIFPDKPITKKPLEVRMGKGKGAPDHFVAVIKPGRILFEVGGVPMNVAKEALRLAAQKLPVRTKFVIARDFDINA; from the coding sequence ATGTTACAGCCAAAAAGAGTAAAATATCGTAAGGTACAGAAAGGCAAAGGAAATATGTCTGGAAACTCTCAAAGAGGTAATCAACTTTCTAACGGAATGTTTGGTATTAAATCTTTGGACCAGAATTTATTAACTTCACGTCAGATTGAAGCAGCTCGTATTGCAGCTACTCGTCATATGAAAAGAGAAGGTCAGTTATGGATTAAAATCTTTCCAGATAAACCTATTACAAAGAAACCTTTAGAGGTACGTATGGGTAAAGGTAAAGGTGCTCCAGATCATTTCGTAGCAGTAATCAAACCAGGTAGAATTTTGTTTGAAGTTGGTGGTGTACCAATGAACGTAGCAAAAGAAGCTCTTCGTTTAGCTGCTCAAAAACTTCCAGTAAGAACGAAGTTTGTAATCGCAAGAGATTTTGATATTAACGCATAA
- the rpsC gene encoding 30S ribosomal protein S3 — MGQKTNPIGNRLGIIRGWESNWYGGNDYGDKIAEDDKIRKYIHARLSKASVSRVIIERTLKLVTVTITTARPGIIIGKGGQEVDKLKEELKKITGKEVQINIFEIKRPELDARLVATSVARQIENRISYKRAIKMAIAATMRMNAEGIKIQISGRLNGAEMARSEHFKEGRIPLSTFRADIDYALVEAHTTYGRLGVKVWIMKGEVYGKRELSPLVGLSKKQGGKGGDRSKRQPRRRK, encoded by the coding sequence ATGGGACAAAAAACAAATCCAATTGGGAATCGTTTAGGAATCATCAGAGGTTGGGAGTCTAACTGGTATGGTGGAAATGACTACGGAGATAAAATTGCTGAAGATGATAAGATAAGAAAGTATATTCATGCTAGATTATCTAAAGCAAGTGTTTCTAGAGTAATTATAGAGCGTACTTTAAAACTTGTAACCGTTACTATTACTACTGCCCGTCCAGGTATCATTATTGGTAAAGGAGGTCAGGAAGTAGACAAGTTAAAAGAGGAGCTTAAGAAAATTACTGGTAAAGAAGTTCAAATTAATATTTTTGAAATTAAGCGTCCAGAATTAGATGCAAGATTAGTTGCAACTAGTGTTGCACGTCAAATTGAAAATAGAATTTCTTACAAGAGAGCTATAAAAATGGCAATTGCTGCTACAATGCGTATGAATGCTGAAGGTATCAAAATTCAGATTTCAGGACGTTTAAATGGAGCAGAAATGGCTAGATCAGAACATTTTAAAGAAGGTAGAATTCCTCTTTCTACTTTTAGAGCTGACATTGATTATGCTTTAGTTGAAGCGCATACAACCTATGGTAGATTAGGTGTAAAAGTATGGATAATGAAAGGTGAGGTTTATGGTAAAAGAGAGTTATCTCCTTTAGTTGGTTTGTCTAAAAAGCAAGGTGGTAAAGGTGGTGATAGATCTAAACGTCAACCACGTAGAAGAAAATAA
- the rpsQ gene encoding 30S ribosomal protein S17, with protein MEKRNLRKERIGVVSSSKMEKSIVVSETKRVKHPMYGKFVLKTKKYVAHDEQNDCNEGDTVRIMETRPMSKSKRWRLVEILERAK; from the coding sequence ATGGAAAAAAGAAATCTTAGAAAAGAGAGAATTGGTGTTGTTTCTAGTAGCAAAATGGAGAAATCTATTGTTGTTTCTGAAACGAAAAGAGTAAAACACCCAATGTACGGTAAATTCGTTTTAAAGACGAAAAAGTACGTTGCACACGACGAACAGAATGATTGCAACGAAGGAGATACTGTTAGGATCATGGAAACTAGACCTATGAGTAAATCTAAACGTTGGAGATTAGTAGAAATCCTAGAAAGAGCTAAATAA